Proteins from a single region of Ischnura elegans chromosome 2, ioIscEleg1.1, whole genome shotgun sequence:
- the LOC124174197 gene encoding serine protease snake-like produces the protein MADELPKIFPHMAAIGYGPQKNIHWGCSGSLISEKFVLTTAQCLEDNKYGPVKWVLLGMQIFPPEEGKLYDRRGQIHEVVRKIAHPEYSPPATYEDIGLIEIGPSITDHSFSLVSKDLHPACLRPNDDVGYIYNIASRWSGIGLGHNPKMELLRVTVDVFDEAKCNDTFRNEITENGRLPNGFDSRTLCAGMLKHGKDVCQGDFGGPLQFPVYGECQYEVIGISSFGKDCLFPRSPSVYMRVSSFIEWVEENVWPEEI, from the exons GCTGCAATAGGATACGGGCCACAGAAAAACATTCATTGGGGATGCAGTGGCTCACTAATCAGTGAAAAGTTTGTTCTGACAACAGCACAGTGCCTTGAAGATAATAAATA TGGTCCTGTGAAATGGGTGCTGCTCGGAATGCAAATATTTCCGCCCGAAGAAGGTAAATTGTATGACAGAAGAGGCCAAATCCACGAGGTGGTCCGCAAAATCGCCCATCCTGAATACAGCCCACCTGCGACGTACGAGGACATCGGTCTCATTGAGATAGGGCCTTCAATTACAGATCACTCCTTCTCCCTTGTCAGCAAGGATCTGCACCCAGCATGTCTGCGCCCAAATGATGATGTAGGATATATTTACAACATTGCGTCTCGATGGAGTGGAATTGGTCTCG GTCATAATCCTAAAATGGAGCTACTAAGAGTGACAGTGGATGTCTTCGACGAGGCCAAGTGCAATGATACCTTCAGAAACGAAATTACGGAAAACGGTCGTTTACCAAATGGGTTTGACTCAAGAACACTGTGCGCCGGAATGCTAAAACATGGGAAAGACGTATGTCAG ggAGACTTTGGTGGACCTCTTCAGTTTCCAGTGTATGGGGAGTGTCAATATGAAGTCATAGGTATCTCCTCATTCGGGAAAGACTGCTTATTTCCTCGATCTCCTTCAGTTTATATGAGAGTGTCGTCGTTCATTGAATGGGTCGAAGAAAACGTTTGGCCAGAGGAAATATGA